The Alnus glutinosa chromosome 1, dhAlnGlut1.1, whole genome shotgun sequence region TGCAGAGGGAAGACCCTTAACTGAGGATGAAATGTTGAGAAAGGAAGAACTTTTTAAGTAATTGGAGAGGTTTATTCTTCTTGAAGAAATGAGTTGGAGGCAGAAGTCAAGGCTCTTTGGTTGAAAGATGGAGATAAGGACACTAAAATTTTCCATCGGGTGGATGTCGTCTATTTTACATTCATTATACTTACCAAAAATTACCCTCATATTTACCAAGTAGCTCTTTTAAATGATTACTGGGATTATAGTGCGAATGGATTCTCTAGCTCATACTAgttgcctttttttctttttcttctttttctctttttctgagCCATACTAGTTTCCTTTTCACTTGTTCAGAAGTGCACATAATGTCTTATGAATGCTCTTGTAGGTTATATGTGACCATTTGGGGTTGGGAATCAAGACTGGTCTGCCCTACATATGGCACAGCAAAGCCAGCAATCCTTTTGTTAACCTGAAAAAGGAGTACAATGGTATCTTCTGGCAAGAAGAGCTGATCCCATTCTTCCGATCCGCTGTCCTTCCAAAGGAATGCACGACTGTTCAAAAATGCTACATGGAACTCTCCAAGCAGGTCAGGGCTAAGCTTGGGCAGCTCGATCCCTACTTCAACAAGCTAGCCGATGCAATGGTGACTTGGATTGAAGCTTGGGAAGAGCTCAACTCCCCTGGAGGAGACTCTGCCAACCAACCAAATGTACCTGCAAAGTAGAGACTTTGATCAACTGTGATTTGCCTTTGATTGCTTTTAAAGCTTCCTAGTTGCTGACTATTATCATCACcatcataattatttgtttttattctttccCCTATTGGGTTGAAACTTATAGAATATTTATTGTACGTTTGGTGGATGACATTCATTTATTTTGCTATAATGTCATGAGTTTAGAAATTTTGGGGAACACATCAGACAATTGCTGAAATAAACTCATTCCTTCCACCTCTGATTTATAGGGCATTTAACTAAGGCGTAAGCAAGATAGAAAACCGAAATCTAACTTTATCTTAAGTAGGCATTGCAGATATAAACTCATTCTTAACTGGAAAAGTTCCTCGAGAAGCACTACTCACAACACAAGTATAGATCAGAATTCAGAAATGGGGAAAATTGATTATTAGTTAAAAACAAGACAGGGAACCCGTTTGATCCGTCAATTGAAAACTATGTACATTTGATCAATAAGAATGGGGACCTGTAGGAATCTACGCCGCACTGATTTATGAATATCAAAGTTCTTGACATCAGCTCACAGAATACATTTGAGGCAACAACTGGTGTCTCTGTCCCCTGGTTATTTTGAAGAACTTTTTGGAGAATGCAGAATTTGCAGGTAAAACAGCAACTGACCTACATCACCAGCTACTTCTAGAACACGGACCATGTACGTTTGACAAAGACGAATGGAACCTGTATGAATCTGGGCTGAACCGCCTTGCGAATATCACACGGCAAAATGTTAGTGCAAAAAACCCCCCTCGTTATTTTGAATAACTTTTTTGAATGTGCAGAATCTGCAGATAAACCATCAATTGACCTCCATCACCAGCTACTGCTAAAGCAGGAACCACATACATTTGACAAAGCTGAATGGGACCAGTCTGAATCTAGGCTGCACTGCCTTGCGAGTATCAATGTTTTGATACCATTTCACTGAACAAAACGTTAAGAGCAAAAACCCCCTCGTTATTTTCAAGAACTTTTTTGGGTGTGCGTAATCTGCAGATAAACCAGCAACTGATCACCACCGGCCACTGCCAAAGCACCTCCCGTTGAACCATCAGTAGCAACACATGAAACACTGCTACCTGATACCATAAGACAAGAGAATATATCAatgaatgttttaaaaaaaatcaaaatgtaaGGTTATTTTTAGCCCTTGAATTGCATGCCAAATTCCAAATCTATCATGAACTACTAACTTTTTTAATTTACGCCCTTGCTGATTCAGTGATTTACCATCATCACAATGTAAAAGTCAATTGCTATTTGTACATCTCTTTATAATGCTGACGTAATACTTTAAGCTATATGTTGATCTCACAAAATCTAAATAATATTGACACAAGtgagtttaataaaaaaatagtgaaacaaataaaatgcaTTATGGTTCTTAACATGCGTCTCATGTACCTTCATAAGTTTTGATTTagtaacgtgtagcctaacacatTACGTTAATTGTTTATGGacatgtttataaaaaaaattgccacaTCAACAACTATCATTAGCATTTCGATGATGTGGTAAGGTGAGGGTAATATTGAAGCGTTTTCAAAACTTCAAGCAGTAAATTGAAACAATTGATAATTCAATGACGAAATCAGAATCTGAAGTTCAGGACTGAAACTAGAGATACATGGCAAACTTGAACTATTCAAATCAAGCACCTAATTTTTGGACTGAATATAAAGAAACATGAAGAATTCAGGCCTTAGTATCATTTTTGCCACTAGAGAAATGAGCCCTGATTATCACTATGATTACTCTTAATGGTTTGCCAAGGAACAAATGTTCAAACATAACTTTTTTGCATCATTCATACCTACTTACTGTAGCACATGCTACTTTAATAAGTTATGTTACATTAATGAGAGGTTGTTCAGTTTTTCCCTATATTTGTATAATTGATCTTTACAATATTTTTACATCGCAATGCAAAGTTCGGAAAAATCATGTTTGCAAGTTATATGACCTATTTAACCATCTTGTTCAGTTTAGTTAAGTATGTGGTGCTTGCAAATCTaatttcattacaaaaaaaatcttgccTCGCTTCTGAGATgaattcttctttatttttctgcCAAGAGGCTACTCTCTACTTCAAACACATTGCTTTCATCCACAGAAATTAGAAACTGAACTCTAAAGGTCAATAGAAGGCACTCTTCATGCCAAATACACTGGTAGAAATTTTAATGTAGCACAATATGCAATAAACACGTAAAAGCAATTCTCAAatcagaaaaataataataatataagaaCGTATTTTAATGCCAAGTTGGAAAATGAACTGAAAAGAGATCTATAGACATATATGAAATGCACAAAAAAGGTTAACTCGTTGATCTTAAACTAAAAAGGTTATATCAAGGAACAACATACATATGGAAGTCTTAATTGATAAGATAAAAACATACCTCTGAAATGATGCAACATGGCAAGTTTGGTTCCTGTTGATAATTCCCACATATACACAAGTCCATCACTTGTGCCAATAATCCCATGACCAGCTGATGCACCAACGGCAGCAGCCCTGCACAGTAAGTTCTAGAATTATAACTTTCTTGGCATTAAATGGCTAAGATGAGTTTCGAATAAGATAGAAGTGCACTAAACACCACCTATCTTTTGCTTTTTCCTTAAAGCATCAGAATTAAAAATGCAAGAATCATTTTGAAGTATGTTTACCTTTTCATCAGTATCATTATCAAACTAATACCCTAGATATGTAGGAATTTTTTGCTTCTTGTCTTTTTGACTTCCGCATTTAGCCTTGTATTAGTCCAGTTGGTAACTGGGTATTCAAGTCATAAATAAACGTGCTATTTATTAAAGGCAGTTGGATGTCACATATAAATTTAAGTATTCTTATTGTTTATCACTAGCATTTAACAGCACAAATCCATCCTCTAAGCCATCATACATTGTGACATGGAAACATCAATTACTAGGAAAAGAGGGGATTAACATCAACCATATGAATTCTACCTAAGCTAATCTGCATGCATGAAGAATAACTTAGTTTCTTCCAGCCCTGACCAAAACTGAAGCTAATTGCAACACTAAGCAAAACACATTAATCGTGAAAAGTTTGTTATTTGGCAACCCACCAATACTAAAGtttgaaaataaaactagcACCTTAGATCCAATGCAGTTCCCAGGATGACCATATTTTTCACCAGTAGAGCTAGCCTCCAACATCCTACTGAATGATTTTGGCGATCACTTTGTATAAAGTTATGTTGAGCATTAGAGTCAGAGATGGTTGAGACAAGGAGCCAGACAGCAACATCTTCCCCCTCTGACGGAAGGAAAGAACTATTCTCACTGCTCTCTGAAAACCACATTTTTGTTGCAGCCATAATCCCATTGACGTGTTCCTCGACATTAGAGTTGCTGAAACCAGGGCCTTCATTTTTCCAACTAAATAAACTGATTGGAAAGAATTGATAAATTGAAGTGCTAGGAGCACAGAAACTTGACAGTAAGATGCGCTTAGAAATATCcctgaaacaaatgaaaactgcTGCCTATCAGATACTAATCAGTACTGGAAAGAACAGAAGctatttctcttctcttttttagtttttggttcTTCTGCTTTCCTTTCCTTATCTagacttgttttctttttaaggatGATGGGGGGAAGGGGTTTTGAAGGAAACATCAAGCAACtgagaaaacaaataaaagggGTATgtgattgttttcttttttaggagAATGGGGGGAAGGAGTTTTGAAGGAAATGTCAGGCAACTGAGAAAACTAATAAAAGGGGTATGTGATGCAAACAAGTGTAACAGAAACAAGATAATATTACAGGAAAAGAACAAATATAGTCATCCCATAACTTTGGCTTAGGAAATGTAGAAACAGTACATCGACATAATCATAAGCTGATTAAAAACTTTATAAAGAGCATGGATTTTCTTATGAATTATTTAGCAAATCATTGTGTTTGATAAAACCAAGGAATAAGGTTTCAAGTACTTCCAAATTCTACAACCTAATGACTAAATGCTAATTAGAGATTAATAATTTGAGAACAGATGCAAGATGTCAAACCATACTCCCAAcagagaggaaagaaaagagaaagaaaggaattaGTCAATGCATTCAAGCAATCAGAGACAGCCTTCAATCTATAGTTGGTTGAGGAAAGCTTAGCATTCAAAAGTATATGATTCTTAATAACATACTTACCAAAAACTAGTAATACTCCTCTACACTAGGAAGTATAAGCCAATTTATATTCAGAAGTCTAGAAGCCAATTAATCTGACATATAGAACCAAAACTGTAGGCTACTAGAAAATTATATACAACAATGGCACTGTTTTTTTAACTAAATCCACTAAGAAACTAACCACTATGAGCAATGAATGCAAAATTTTCCTACTTTTTGAAGTGTCAATATGTACTTTTCTGATAGCTAATTTCTCACtatttaaacaagaaaaaaagaaaaaaagcttaaacttaAGACACGACATTTTTCATACTCCCTCTATCCTAAAATAGATGAGAGTTTGCCTGTGGTTCACATTTTaatgaaacaaaataagcaTTACAATCTTTATAAAATGCCCCTAGAAGCCAAGAAAAGTGAGTTCAAATTTAAGGGTACTATGAGAAACTAAATGGATATATGCTTTTATactcatttttaaaaactcataTATTTTTGAGACAGCTTACAGAAAGAGCACTTCATCGGTGTTGGGGCAGAGGGAGTTGAACAGAACAAGCTGTATTTGGTGCGGTTGGTACCAAAAGTTAAAAATCCAAGGTAACAAAAATATAATCAATTATGAATCAAGTTAcaaaaatatttggaaaaaataaagtttcttgtGATGCTGGCTATAAGCTAGAGACAAAATGTACGCTCGAGTATTACCATTTTGATAACCTTTCAATTGAAGAATCTGTAATCAGAAGCCTGTCTTACTAccgaaaaggagaaaaaaagggggagggggagcAAAGAAACGAATAACAATACATACCATATACTAAATTCCCCAAAACCATGATGACCCACAACTAGAGAAGTACTTTTTGGAATCCCCTTCAACTCCATTATTCCAGGAGAGGTGCAATCATTAGCTGGTAAAATGAATTCCTCTATCTGTGCGCTGCAAATTGtgtatttgaaaataaaagaaatgacatTCATGATTAGAAATAGAAAGTTAATAAAGAAAATGCTACCTTGAATATGCACCATTAATTTTGACTAACATTAACAAGCAACCTTCGGATTTGAACAagttctctctccctccctccctccctcctaacatatatatatatatatgtatgtatctaCAAAATTAGCTCTAACAACTCATATACTGTGTTTTGGGCAGCTGCTaagctaaaagaaaaaaggaatgcATAACGGGAACCACTCCATACatttttttgtccaaaattCTCCCACCGTAACTTTGCATGACAAAAGGAGCTATCAATCACTATTTAAATGTTCAATTTCTCAGTCCTCTTAGAGAGAGCCGATGGTAGATAACATTACAAAGGTAGATATAGGcagataatattaaaaaaaaaatagatgtagGCAGCAGGCACTAATATGGGGTTCCAGACGAGTCTCCTCCATTTGCATCACAAAACCATCAAAGAATCATGAGTGCAAATGTTGGAGGGGAACAAGGGGTACAAGCATACTAGAGATGTCTTATTTTAGATTGATAAGAGATGTCTTACTTTAGTGCATGCATTATTGTATTGCTTCATATTATTAAGGACCAATAGCTTTTCACCATGGTGCTTCCTGGTTTAAAGTCAAGCAGAACAAGCTCAGAGTGCAACTAACTAATTTGAGAGAGCAACTAATTACTGCCAGAAAAAGACATCAAAATGAAAGTCAAATATTTAACTAGCTGAACATTAAGAAGCAACACCATATTAGCAATGGCTCCAAGAATGGAAAGAAGTGAAACCGGATAAACATGACATGAGTAGAATTCACCTCCATACTGAATTCATGACCCACAGATGCAGTCTCCCAGTCTCTCCAACAGCGACAAGATGGTTAGGTTCACAAACCAATATACAGTGTAAACTCTCAACTGTTTTCAATTTTACAACAATTGAAACATATccaaattttacttgcacaatCTTCACTGCATTCTCCTCGGAGCAGTCTGATGTACATGTTGAACACAAGCACTGAATTCTCCCTTCCCtaagaaaaaatattcaaaatcaCTACTTTTGTTCCATATACTAATTCGTATAATTAAAATCCATACAGATACAACCTGCAATAAGGTGTTTTTATGTTGTCAAGTAAAACAAGATGCTGGCCATCTGGAGTAAATTGCAAACCAGATCTTTCCACTTCAACCTAGCAGAGTACCGAAAACATTGCAAAGTCAACAATAAGCAGGGATGGTGGCAGGTGATCATCCCTGAAGGAATTTTTCAGAAGTAATAGAATGCCCGGAAACTATACATTACATATAACAACTTACTTCTCTACCAAAGTGATTTTTCAGAATCGGCAACGTCATGAATGTGTGCCCAACAAAAGAAGGGCATCCAACTCTTGGTTCCTTGATACCTAACTTGTAGATGAACAGGGTTCTGTCTCTGTCCATCAGAAGCCCACATAAAACACAAATGTAGATTTCATTCCCTTTGGTGCTCAAAAGTAGTGAGGTAATAGGCATGGGGTGGACATAGCATCCGACAAGCTCAACAATGTTTTGTAGCTCATTATTAAGCTCCACTTTCCTGCGATTCATGTCTACACTAGCTTGAACTCCTTTGGCACTTGAACTGTTATTTTCACAGAAGCTGGTCTTCTGATTCAGAAATGATGTGGGACTGTTTGAATCAACAAGATTCTTGTGCCCAAGCATCTCCTCGTCAAGATGGACTTGAGATTTTGCTAAAACTGAAACAGATGGCTGAAAAACATCTGAAGTATCCTTGTCATTGGAGGCAAAAGCGAATGCTTGATTTTGTGATACAGCAGGAGCCATATTGTTTATTACACTTTCGAAATTCATAGTAGTATTTTCTGTATGCAAACTATGGGATTGTCCTCCAAGTCTGGCTTGAACAGCAACCGAGTCTTTTTGGCCTGGTTTGTCATCAGAAGAGTCCATTTGATGAATCtccaaggaaagaaaagttccTGTGGCAGGATCTGTTTCAGGGTCAAGATGCTCTCCAAAGTTTCTGTGTATGATACTTTCTGACAGTGGGACATTATTCTTTCTTGCTAACAGGTCCACATTACGGACCGTTTTCCAGGGATAAACTTTATTTGGTGTTTGAGTAAAGGACGTAATGCCAGGTTCAGCAACCACTCCGTTAACACTAATTTCCTTTGATGATATTTGTGAAGAATCTCCCGTGCCTCTTTGATTAGTGTCACTTGCATCAGTAGCTGTAGAAACACAAGTATCTGGGTGAGCTGAATTTTGAACTGAAAGATTGCAGTACTAATAAGTTTTACCACCTTAAAATAGTCCATAACCTTAAACTAAATAAGGTCTCAAGCAATTCATGGTTTTTGGCTCCCAAATttgtaacaaaaaaatatatattactttcAAGATGTCCTCTTTCTGAAGAAAAAGAGACTAACTAAAAGATTATTAATAATTATCCGCTTTGGGGGCTAGTAGAAACTATGGGTTCCTTATTTCATTGGCTAGACTGAAATTGGGTAAATAATTTTTGGACATATTCGCATCATATGAGAATTAAACACAAAATTTATGGAAAAAGGTTTGCACAGCAACGTTACCTATAGTACAATCAGGCACAATGTTGAAGTGCTTTTCCCCAGAATGGAGTTCAACATCTAGTGGGTTTTCATCCAAGTTAGCACAAGCATTAGTGTTTTCGGGAAGAACATTATCGCTTGGTGATGTGCAAGCTAAAACGGACTCAGAAATGCACATGTCACCATCCTGAGGCTTTTCATTCAAAGTCATGTGTACTTCACTGTAACAAAAGATATCTTTGCTCCCACTGGTCTCAACACGAGAAACTGATGACTCGTTCTGCACAATAAGCTGTCCCCAAGTGTTGGGAGGACAGGTGTCTTCCTCAAAACTAACTAGATCAGCTTCAGCAATATCAGAATACAATATCACCTGCTTAGTTGCAAGATCACCACATTGATCATCCTCAAAACTGTCAAGAACAACAGAGTTGGCATGTTCAAAACTTTGTCCTACCAAATTAAGAACTGTATTTTGGATATGCCTTTCTTCCTTTTCCATGTGTGCACTCTCAGCAAGTGTTACAActgtaaaagaaagaaaatgatccAACCATAAGAAAAAGAGGATAACTAATGCACCAAAAGAAGACTCAGTGTAGAGATGCATCTACTATGCCagataatagtaataaaataatcaGCAAAAGGTTCAGTACCAGGAGGCGGAACATCTACAGTGTATCTGGCTTCATTATTTTCCCACTGAGACTTCACCATACACGGCACAATTTTTGAAGGGCTAACCATAGCCTTTTTCTTCCTAGAGGCCTTCTTAAGCAAAGGAATTGCTTGCGGAAGCAGAAATGTCATCATTGACTTGGCCATTTCCTGACCAACTGAATCATAATCACTCTTTTCAGAACTTGCAATTGAACCAGATGTGCCTATTTCTTCCTGTGGATGTGATTCAGTTAGCAACCCTTCAGAAATGACCATGTTAGCTGCAGTTAACTCTTCTTTCTCACCATAGGTACTTTTATCTTGGgtacttggagcataattagAAGTATTATCTGCATTGGAGTAGTTTCAATTACAAAAGGAGTATGCAGTTGATGATACATCACTAATAGTTGAAAGGGGCATAACTATGGGCCTATGTAGCACAAAACAGTAAATGAGTTGAGGAATACTTTGCATAGGATCCAAGGTATCAGGTGCACAAAGATCAACATCATTAACATCTGGAAAGTCTTTTGGAACCAGTGCATTTCCATTTTGGTCTTCTGTTGCATTTTGAAGATTGAACTCCTCTACCTGAGTATCTGGTGACCTACCAAGCTGTAAGAAGTTAAGAGTGTTTCCATGCTGCACTAGTTAACCATAGAGTGATGAAGTTACACAAATTTACTActaatggaaaaagaaaagacactgCAGAGCTTGGGTTATAAGTAGCATTAGCACAAGTTTATTTATTGTGGAAGGTTAACAAAAAACATGTACATCTTTTACAGGATATCAAAAGATCAAAGAAATTATCAGCGTCTAGAGGCAAAGAACTAAGATGTGCATACCGGTTTTTCCTCTGCAGGCAAGTTGTTTGCTACTCCAGCAGATTTGCAATTTTCAGACCCATCAAGTTCCCTCTCTTCTTGAGCAGGGAGAACTTCCTCTCTGAGATGATCAGAGAAGTCAGGAGAATACAATGGTGGCCCATCTTTGGCTGAGAAGTAACTCTTTTCTTCCCCAGTTTCCAACACTAAGCACCCTGATGCTGGTAACGCTCCTGGAGAGGGAGGCCTGAAACACGTGTGAGTATAGTTCCTCTGATTCCCTTGTATTAAACTTGGAGCCTCAGCATCGCAAATCAGATCCGGAGGTCGGGATCTTTTAAGTCTGGCCCCACCAACTGACGATGTACTTAAAATTTCACGTTTCCTACTTCGCTTTCCTGTATCGGGATATGTACATGCATCTGGCCGTCTACTGTCATGCTCAGTTTTAGAAGCCCCATTGACAGAGCTGGAGGAAAACAAACTTCGCTCTGCTGTTCCATTGACATTTGCCACCAGTTCCCGAAGTAGTCTTTGGACTAATTGAtttttaaacccaaaaaacTGCACATCACATGCAAAGACAATAAACTTAATCTAGCACAACATGCTGGACTAACAATGTTTATTTGTTTCTATTTTGACACTGTTAGTGTAGGAAAGAAGATGAATTATCGGCTTGCTAGCTGACCAAAAAATTGATACCATGAAGCATAAAGATTAAtgcccaaaagaaaaaagaatgaaaaacaaCATGTTCGTACTGCCTACAGACTACATTAAAAACTATAACCATCAATAAACCCAGGGGGTTACTTATGcaagggcaaaaaataaaaaatgaaatagctCGGTCATCATATGATGCAAACATTGCAAGAAACATGAGCTACTTGACACAAACCTCACACAAAATATTACTAGATATGCTCAGTTTCATACTGACCCAAACATACTGATGGCATATCTTAATGTATTTCATGTTTATTGATGCACTCGAGAGCCATTCATAAAAGGATTGAGGCCTACCATTATATAAactaaaagagaaataaattgataaaatttatcACGAGGTACAATTCTAGCTGAAAAAAGGTCAATTTCACCAGCTCTGTTAGGTTTTGTATTGGCAAAATTGTGTCAAAACAAATTGATGTAAGTCTAGGTTTTGTTAGGCTAACTTGACACTTAATCTAGAATTCAAAATCTTGGTCAAAGTTGAAGAACCGAATGGCTCGGTCGGTACCTCAGTTAGTGGATGTTTGAACGAAGTGATTTGAAACAAGAAACCAAGTTCAAAGGCAGAACCACTTGGTTAGACTAGCGGTCCCATGGGGTTTGAACGACAGACGTCAATGAAGTGAACCAAATTTACTCAATCAAAGTGACGTTCAGAGGATGTCCGAACGAGTCCATCAAGCAATTGACTTCCATATCTTATTGGTTGGTGTGGCAAGCGCACAACGTCTTCACAAAAGGCTTAAGTGAATAAATTTAAGGATCCAAAATGATTGGATCTCGTCCGAACAAGCTAACAAATGAAGAAACAATTAAGGTTAGCAAAACACCACGACCAGACTCATAGTCGATGACCTTCCGAACTAAAGGAAGATCGCATATTGGCATAAGCGTCTGATTGGAACAACGGTCGGACCACGTCAAAACGCCGCAATTTACAATTTGTGAAACCCAAGCCACATCAAAACGAGTTAGTCTCCCGTTCGAATGCTGCcttaaaaaattgtctttttgaGAAACCGTCTTGCACTAAAACACtatgctttctttttctttttgataagtaatgtatatttcaaaaaagcGCAGAAGGGCGCAACCCAGAGTACACAGGATGCGTACATGATACCCCTAATCCAAAGAGAAATATGAACATAaatctaaaaaatcagaaaataacaatcAAACAGAATGTAGTGTCACTGTCCACGTAAACAAGGTTTATATCACCAACTTCTTCAAATTAAGCgaaccagtctcacaatctcCACAATCTTAGGGTCTATATAAACCTTAAAGTACACGATTTTCCACAAACCCTTGGGCCATTattcagtgtgctaagagagattttttgcaTCCATATGCTTTCAATATTATCCCTCTTAGGCTTTGTTTAAACCACACAAATTCCTAAAAACCTCAAGCCACTAGAATTCTAAGTTACAAGAGGAGACTCAATGGTAGAATTGGCCAAAGTTCTAGAGCTACTGGGGTAGAGACAAACGGGTCATTTGTTGGGGGTACACATCAGGTTTAattacaaaggttttgtaagtataaACTGTGTGTAATTTGATTCTTCTATAATTGATGagttttctgggtttggctaccctgtGTGGTTTTACTTTCAAAGAGTTTTTCAAAAGGTTTCTATTTCGCCACCAAAATCCGTGTGTTTGATTTGAATTGATTTATgctatgtttgatttttatgatAGTAAAAACAAGATGTTCTGATGGAACTAGGGAAGTAGAAAGGATTGAACACAAGGTCTGCAGTCATGAGAGGGCAAAAAACTGATGTTTCCCAACTATATAAAACATCATGTTGATTTCAAGTTAATACATCAAGAGCTAAGTTGATGTAGGACTGGGACCCCTACTTTTTTGGTAATCGAGTGGATTTGGGCAACATTGCACATATGAGAACTTTTCCTTGATTGATCACAATTCCAAccgatttatttctttatgtttgCATTAATATTAAGTTTATAGTTTCCATAATAGAATACGAATTGTCTTTTTAATGAATTGTCTTCTTTAGTTGATTAGGTACCATATTAGCCTATCAATTACCATGTTTGTTGAATGTTTCCTTCTTAAAAGGATTCACTTgtcttttagtttagtttttcatCTTTTGGGGTTGTAGGTTGATGCTATAAGAAGACAAACAGATGTATTGCAAATGCAGTTTTGGAGAATGAAATTTGAATATTATTGGAATTATTGAGTGTTCTTCGCTTTTCAAAGCTATTTTATAGCTTGTTTATTTTATAGAATTGAAGTCGTCaaacttctcttcttttatcCTTCGCTTCCGCCACGTCACAAGTTTCCTTCCAGATATGATAAACATAGTTGCATTATAACAACACCAAGAAGGTAACATcataaccataatttttttgtaataataaCAAAGTTCACTGATTATGAAAATCACCAATATCTACCTCCACCCCATCTATCTTGCCCGAAAATCTCTTTCCATGCCAAATCTTCATGCGAGGGCAACCTTTCTTTTGAAACTTCTCCCATGCAATACCTGGAGTTTGGCCAGAACCCGAATGTCCATCAGAAGTAATCTGCACAAAGAGGACGGAACTTGCATGTTTTATCAATAGGCTAGAAATATGTTGCAGCCCAAAACCAGTTAGCATTACA contains the following coding sequences:
- the LOC133869800 gene encoding uncharacterized protein LOC133869800 isoform X1: MPKPNEEEESDGLEITSIGSLYKGPWDKKYWSSSRGKDRYPYPVGYQVVRAHNGSTYKMEIHEGPKGPLFVITSDGHSGSGQTPGIAWEKFQKKGCPRMKIWHGKRFSGKIDGVEFFGFKNQLVQRLLRELVANVNGTAERSLFSSSSVNGASKTEHDSRRPDACTYPDTGKRSRKREILSTSSVGGARLKRSRPPDLICDAEAPSLIQGNQRNYTHTCFRPPSPGALPASGCLVLETGEEKSYFSAKDGPPLYSPDFSDHLREEVLPAQEERELDGSENCKSAGVANNLPAEEKPHGNTLNFLQLGRSPDTQVEEFNLQNATEDQNGNALVPKDFPDVNDVDLCAPDTLDPMQNNTSNYAPSTQDKSTYGEKEELTAANMVISEGLLTESHPQEEIGTSGSIASSEKSDYDSVGQEMAKSMMTFLLPQAIPLLKKASRKKKAMVSPSKIVPCMVKSQWENNEARYTVDVPPPVVTLAESAHMEKEERHIQNTVLNLVGQSFEHANSVVLDSFEDDQCGDLATKQVILYSDIAEADLVSFEEDTCPPNTWGQLIVQNESSVSRVETSGSKDIFCYSEVHMTLNEKPQDGDMCISESVLACTSPSDNVLPENTNACANLDENPLDVELHSGEKHFNIVPDCTIATDASDTNQRGTGDSSQISSKEISVNGVVAEPGITSFTQTPNKVYPWKTVRNVDLLARKNNVPLSESIIHRNFGEHLDPETDPATGTFLSLEIHQMDSSDDKPGQKDSVAVQARLGGQSHSLHTENTTMNFESVINNMAPAVSQNQAFAFASNDKDTSDVFQPSVSVLAKSQVHLDEEMLGHKNLVDSNSPTSFLNQKTSFCENNSSSAKGVQASVDMNRRKVELNNELQNIVELVGCYVHPMPITSLLLSTKGNEIYICVLCGLLMDRDRTLFIYKLGIKEPRVGCPSFVGHTFMTLPILKNHFGREVEVERSGLQFTPDGQHLVLLDNIKTPYCREGRIQCLCSTCTSDCSEENAVKIVQVKFGYVSIVVKLKTVESLHCILVCEPNHLVAVGETGRLHLWVMNSVWSAQIEEFILPANDCTSPGIMELKGIPKSTSLVVGHHGFGEFSIWDISKRILLSSFCAPSTSIYQFFPISLFSWKNEGPGFSNSNVEEHVNGIMAATKMWFSESSENSSFLPSEGEDVAVWLLVSTISDSNAQHNFIQSDRQNHSVGCWRLALLVKNMVILGTALDLRAAAVGASAGHGIIGTSDGLVYMWELSTGTKLAMLHHFRGSSVSCVATDGSTGGALAVAGGDQLLVYLQITHTQKSS